In Candidatus Nezhaarchaeales archaeon, a single window of DNA contains:
- the aspS gene encoding aspartate--tRNA(Asn) ligase, producing the protein MASEAKGLKEGKEVRLLGWVHSVRDLGKIRFIILRDKSGLIQLVISRSFTPPEAFEEAAKLRKEYVVEVKGVVSKTGRAPGGAEVHVKSLKVLREASVPTHLEPDQHVKLSMDERLDGRILDLRRPSNMALFKINAEVLKAIRAFLDLKGFIEVHTPRIIATATEGGAALFPIAYYDKEAFLTQSPQLFKEQLTSVFEAVYEIGPLFRAEESHTVRHVSEFIGVDVEQAFATEEDVMKLLEELIYTVVKHVKEKCSEDLKELGVDLKVPTLPFKRLDYAEAVELLRQRGFDIRWGEDLSTEAERILGTIYPEPHFIVNWPTKLKPFYIMYKEDNPEICYAFDLSYGWIEIASGGRRVHDKEILVRRLKDQGLNPEAFQYHLKVFDWGMPPHAGWGLGLARLMMAITNRENIREVILFPRDRWRLTP; encoded by the coding sequence TTGGCTTCGGAGGCTAAAGGCCTTAAAGAGGGTAAGGAGGTACGCTTACTAGGCTGGGTTCATAGCGTAAGGGACTTGGGCAAGATACGCTTCATAATACTGCGCGATAAGAGCGGCTTAATTCAACTGGTTATATCGCGTAGCTTTACTCCTCCTGAGGCCTTTGAGGAGGCAGCTAAGTTGAGGAAGGAGTACGTCGTCGAGGTTAAAGGCGTAGTTAGTAAAACTGGAAGGGCTCCTGGGGGTGCTGAAGTCCACGTTAAGAGCTTGAAGGTACTACGTGAAGCCAGCGTCCCAACACACCTTGAACCTGATCAGCACGTAAAATTAAGCATGGATGAAAGGCTGGATGGTAGGATATTAGATTTAAGGAGGCCGAGCAACATGGCCTTATTTAAAATAAACGCGGAGGTCCTAAAAGCGATCCGCGCATTTTTAGATTTAAAGGGTTTCATCGAGGTTCATACCCCTAGAATCATAGCGACTGCTACCGAAGGTGGCGCTGCGCTCTTCCCCATAGCCTACTACGATAAGGAGGCGTTTTTAACGCAAAGTCCCCAGCTCTTTAAGGAGCAGTTGACGTCGGTCTTTGAAGCCGTTTACGAAATAGGTCCCCTCTTCAGGGCTGAAGAGTCCCATACCGTGCGACACGTATCTGAGTTCATAGGGGTGGACGTTGAACAGGCTTTCGCCACCGAGGAGGACGTTATGAAACTACTTGAGGAGCTCATTTACACTGTCGTTAAGCATGTTAAGGAGAAGTGCTCCGAGGATTTAAAGGAGTTAGGCGTAGACCTAAAGGTGCCAACACTGCCCTTTAAGCGTTTAGATTACGCTGAGGCCGTAGAGTTGTTAAGGCAGAGGGGGTTCGACATAAGGTGGGGTGAAGACCTTTCAACCGAGGCTGAAAGGATCCTCGGCACAATATACCCCGAGCCTCACTTCATAGTTAATTGGCCCACCAAGTTAAAGCCCTTCTACATCATGTATAAGGAGGATAACCCTGAGATCTGCTACGCGTTTGATCTTTCATATGGTTGGATAGAAATTGCTTCAGGCGGAAGACGAGTACACGATAAGGAGATATTAGTACGTAGGCTTAAGGATCAAGGATTAAACCCTGAGGCCTTCCAGTACCATTTAAAGGTCTTCGATTGGGGTATGCCACCCCACGCTGGATGGGGGCTTGGGTTAGCCAGGTTGATGATGGCTATAACAAACAGGGAGAACATAAGGGAAGTAATACTCTTCCCTAGGGATCGATGGCGTCTTACGCCTTAA
- a CDS encoding TGS domain-containing protein — protein sequence MPTNLPPEARAKWARTLEARTPEEKLRSLQDFLSSIPQHKGTSKLRAHVKHQIALLRREIEGRKQKKRGGEGGLGVKKEGAAQVVLLGYTKSGRSWILSKLTNAKPEVSSVPYTTREAIPGMMPYMDICFQLVEAPALRGDVELDAQVLSLARGADALMLVVDLSKDFVGQLSSMLKELQEAGINIEEPKGSVNIIKQKAGGIRVAISGRLVGCSTADVVKLVEGYGVKNALIRVNGEASLDDVEEALVRPSLYKPAIIIANKADLTRSEEKLKMLEAIKPKSTPLIPVFEASFNNDLIGSLLFKALRIIRVYTKEPCSEEPSKEPLILKEGSTVMDLAEKIHSGLSRNFKYAKLWSSNLPFKPVKVGASFRLNDGDVVEVHA from the coding sequence GTGCCCACGAACCTCCCCCCTGAAGCAAGGGCTAAGTGGGCTAGAACCCTTGAGGCTAGAACCCCGGAGGAAAAATTGAGGTCGTTGCAGGATTTTCTATCCAGTATTCCGCAGCATAAAGGTACGTCAAAGCTTAGGGCTCACGTTAAGCATCAAATAGCCCTACTAAGGAGGGAGATTGAGGGGCGGAAGCAGAAGAAACGGGGTGGAGAGGGAGGTTTAGGCGTTAAGAAGGAGGGCGCCGCCCAAGTAGTTTTACTTGGATATACTAAGTCAGGACGTAGCTGGATCCTATCTAAGTTGACTAACGCTAAACCTGAGGTATCCTCAGTCCCCTATACGACTAGGGAGGCGATTCCAGGGATGATGCCGTACATGGATATATGCTTCCAGTTAGTGGAGGCGCCAGCGCTTAGGGGTGATGTCGAGCTGGATGCGCAAGTATTAAGCCTAGCTAGGGGTGCTGACGCCCTTATGCTCGTAGTTGACCTATCCAAGGACTTCGTGGGGCAGTTAAGCTCCATGCTTAAGGAGCTTCAGGAGGCGGGGATCAACATTGAAGAGCCTAAGGGTTCCGTTAACATAATTAAGCAAAAGGCCGGAGGCATAAGGGTTGCTATTTCAGGTAGACTCGTAGGCTGTTCAACGGCTGACGTAGTTAAATTGGTTGAAGGTTATGGAGTGAAAAACGCATTAATAAGGGTTAACGGGGAGGCCTCGCTGGACGACGTCGAGGAGGCCTTGGTAAGGCCTAGCCTTTACAAACCGGCTATAATCATCGCTAATAAGGCTGATCTAACCCGATCTGAGGAAAAACTTAAGATGCTGGAGGCTATTAAGCCTAAATCAACGCCGCTTATACCGGTGTTCGAAGCGTCCTTTAATAATGATCTGATCGGATCATTATTATTTAAAGCTTTAAGGATTATTAGGGTTTATACGAAGGAACCGTGTAGTGAAGAACCTTCTAAGGAGCCCCTAATATTAAAGGAGGGGTCAACGGTTATGGATTTAGCTGAGAAGATCCATAGCGGATTAAGTAGGAACTTTAAGTACGCTAAGCTATGGTCGAGCAACCTCCCGTTTAAACCGGTGAAGGTGGGTGCTTCGTTTAGGCTTAACGATGGCGACGTCGTAGAGGTCCACGCGTAA